One stretch of Pseudomonas sp. NC02 DNA includes these proteins:
- a CDS encoding class I SAM-dependent methyltransferase yields the protein MPTPIKLEFSEKYDDQHAQNYLLKHQDNLARRLSHKRDEQLARGALAMAGEPGLVLDLPCGAGRFWPLLAEKPNRVIIGADNSASMLKIATVAQPADVVKRVRPLQTSAFDIDLPDNAVDSIFCMRLMHHIGDPEHRLAILREFQRVTRDSVIISLWVDGNFKAWKRKRAEVRRRNKGEQEGYQNRFVLPAGTVEAEFEQAGFRVQESLDFIPLYAMWRVYVLRKR from the coding sequence ATGCCTACCCCGATCAAGCTCGAATTTTCCGAAAAGTACGACGATCAGCACGCGCAGAATTATTTACTCAAACACCAGGACAATCTGGCTCGCCGGTTGTCCCACAAACGCGACGAGCAATTGGCCCGTGGTGCGCTGGCCATGGCCGGTGAGCCTGGCCTGGTGCTGGATTTGCCATGTGGTGCCGGGCGTTTCTGGCCGTTGCTGGCAGAAAAGCCCAACCGCGTGATCATCGGCGCCGACAACTCCGCGTCGATGTTGAAGATTGCCACCGTCGCCCAGCCGGCGGATGTGGTGAAACGGGTACGCCCCTTGCAAACGTCTGCCTTTGATATCGATTTGCCAGATAATGCGGTCGACAGTATTTTCTGCATGCGCTTGATGCACCACATTGGTGACCCCGAGCACAGGCTGGCAATACTGCGCGAATTTCAGCGTGTTACCCGTGACAGCGTGATTATCTCGCTGTGGGTGGACGGCAACTTCAAGGCGTGGAAACGCAAGCGTGCCGAAGTGCGGCGTCGCAACAAGGGTGAGCAGGAAGGTTACCAAAATCGGTTTGTGTTACCGGCTGGTACTGTTGAGGCAGAGTTTGAGCAGGCCGGTTTCCGTGTTCAGGAATCTCTGGACTTCATACCGCTCTACGCCATGTGGCGAGTGTATGTATTGCGCAAGAGGTAA
- a CDS encoding HAMP domain-containing sensor histidine kinase: MEFKQSLAQRIIIAFALMSALVAGAFAMGIVATVHLVEEKLISAGLGGDLQRLLLMDSVEDWSHRPEPDQLFYFSGGPGDFELPKDLRHLEPGFHEVFREALSYHAMVEVVDGRRYVLLQDQSDFEERERVLFAVVLVGFVLSLALAVFLGWVLARKVMAPVVRLARQVRHRDQLLGLAPPLAPDYAADEVGELAVAFDATLGRLRQALSREQLFTSDVSHELRTPLMVLASSCELLLENPAIDQRGRKQVERIARACEEMRELVQTFLMLARAQREEAGMSPQANLAQVAEDLLGIWREPIERKGLELIYQPGNPLDTRYNATFLHAVMGNLLRNALHYTEHGLIRLTLEPSGFVVEDTGVGIPEDKREAMFEPFVRGSEKRGEGLGLGLSLVQRICENQGWSVSLSTMEPNGCRFHVELSQVKA, translated from the coding sequence ATGGAGTTTAAGCAAAGCCTTGCCCAGCGGATCATCATCGCCTTCGCCTTGATGAGCGCGCTGGTGGCGGGGGCCTTCGCCATGGGCATCGTCGCAACGGTGCACCTGGTGGAAGAAAAACTCATTTCGGCAGGCCTGGGCGGTGACTTGCAACGCCTGTTGCTGATGGACAGCGTCGAGGACTGGAGCCATCGCCCGGAGCCCGACCAGTTGTTCTACTTCAGCGGCGGCCCCGGCGATTTCGAACTGCCCAAGGACTTGCGTCATCTGGAGCCTGGTTTTCACGAGGTGTTTCGGGAGGCGCTGTCCTACCATGCCATGGTCGAGGTGGTCGACGGCCGCCGTTATGTCCTGCTGCAAGACCAGAGCGATTTCGAAGAGCGCGAGCGCGTGCTGTTTGCCGTGGTGCTGGTGGGGTTTGTACTCAGCCTGGCGTTGGCGGTATTCCTCGGCTGGGTGCTGGCGCGCAAGGTAATGGCGCCGGTGGTGCGCCTGGCCCGCCAGGTGCGGCACCGCGACCAGTTACTCGGACTGGCACCACCGCTGGCGCCGGATTACGCCGCGGATGAAGTCGGCGAATTGGCCGTGGCCTTCGACGCCACCCTGGGCCGTTTGCGCCAGGCATTGTCCCGGGAGCAACTGTTTACCAGTGACGTGAGCCACGAATTGCGCACCCCGCTGATGGTGCTCGCCAGTTCCTGCGAGCTGTTGCTGGAGAACCCCGCGATTGACCAGCGCGGCCGCAAGCAGGTCGAGCGCATTGCGCGGGCCTGTGAAGAAATGCGCGAACTGGTGCAGACCTTCCTGATGCTGGCCCGTGCCCAGCGCGAGGAGGCCGGCATGTCGCCCCAGGCCAACCTGGCCCAGGTGGCCGAGGACTTGCTGGGGATCTGGCGTGAGCCGATCGAGCGCAAAGGCCTTGAGCTGATCTATCAACCGGGCAATCCACTGGATACCCGCTACAACGCGACCTTCCTGCACGCGGTCATGGGCAACCTGTTGCGTAATGCCCTGCACTACACCGAGCATGGCTTGATCCGCCTTACCCTGGAACCGAGCGGTTTTGTGGTGGAAGACACTGGCGTGGGCATTCCCGAGGACAAGCGCGAAGCGATGTTCGAACCGTTTGTGCGTGGCAGTGAAAAGCGCGGTGAAGGCCTTGGCCTGGGTTTGTCCTTGGTTCAGCGCATCTGCGAGAACCAGGGTTGGAGCGTCAGCCTCAGCACCATGGAGCCCAACGGCTGCCGCTTTCACGTCGAATTGAGTCAGGTCAAAGCCTGA
- the colR gene encoding two-component system response regulator ColR yields MRILLVEDNRDILANLADYLGLKGYTVDCAQDGLSGLHLAATEHYDLIVLDIMLPGIDGYTLCKRLREDARRDTPVIMLTARDQLDDRLQGFKSGADDYLLKPFALSELAARIEAVLRRAQGGGRRALQVGDLNYDLDTLEVTREGRLLKLNPVGLKLLAVLMQKSPHVLRREILEEALWGDDCPDSDSLRSHVHQLRQVIDKPFAKPLLQTVHGVGYRLAEGRDGV; encoded by the coding sequence ATGCGAATTTTATTGGTTGAAGACAACCGCGATATTCTGGCCAACCTGGCCGATTACCTGGGGCTGAAGGGCTACACCGTAGACTGTGCGCAGGACGGTTTGTCGGGCCTGCACCTGGCTGCCACCGAACATTACGACCTGATCGTGCTCGACATCATGCTGCCTGGCATTGATGGCTACACCCTGTGCAAACGCCTGCGTGAAGACGCGCGCCGCGACACGCCGGTGATCATGCTCACTGCGCGCGACCAACTGGATGACCGGCTGCAGGGCTTCAAGTCCGGCGCCGATGACTACCTGCTCAAGCCGTTTGCGCTGTCGGAGCTGGCCGCGCGTATCGAAGCGGTGCTGCGTCGTGCCCAGGGCGGCGGGCGCCGTGCCTTGCAGGTGGGTGACCTGAACTACGACCTCGATACCCTGGAAGTCACCCGCGAAGGGCGCCTGCTCAAGCTCAACCCGGTCGGCCTGAAGTTGTTGGCGGTGCTGATGCAGAAAAGCCCGCATGTATTGCGCCGTGAGATTCTTGAAGAAGCCCTGTGGGGCGATGACTGCCCGGACAGCGACAGCCTGCGCAGCCATGTCCATCAACTGCGTCAGGTGATTGATAAACCCTTCGCCAAGCCGTTGCTGCAAACGGTGCACGGTGTGGGTTATCGCCTGGCCGAGGGTCGTGATGGAGTTTAA
- a CDS encoding LTA synthase family protein, with protein MGFPKTAPMRYLLLVTGAWLVVFLLTRSVLLVTHLDEVSGNLLPVFGVGLLYDLGFLAYAALPLGLYLLLCPPGLWRLRGHRWFLQAVLTVSLFAMLFTSVAEWLFWDEFGVRFNFIAVDYLVYSKEVLNNLLESYPIGKLLSLLAVMAIILSLALRKPFNAAMNSPLPAMRKRLLNALGLLVVAGLSLQLINQDSPRSQGGNAYNNELASNGPYQFFAAFRNNELDYTQFYKSLPADVVAKQLRAELSEPNARFIGTDPLDIRRAITNPGTLRKPNIVLVTIESFSAKYMGSNGDPNNLTPNLDALRKQSLYFNNFYATGTRTDRGLEAITLAIPPTPGRSIVKRIGRESGFGSLGQQLNAIGYDSVFVYGGRGYFDNMNAFFSGNGYRVVDQSSVPESEISFKNAWGMADEDLYKQTLKLADADYAKQQPFLLQLMTTSNHRPYTYPAGRIDIKSGDGRDGAVKYTDHAIGQFLEAARQKPWFDNTIFIFVADHTAGSAGKEDLPMVNYQIPLFIYAPKLVDAGENAKLASQIDLAPTLLGLLNLSYESTFFGRNLLQDNPLPPRVVVGNYQYLGLFDGKDLAILSPRQGLRRHDQALGDSHEIRVGSDDPLIQRAITYYQGASYDYKQQLLSWRVPKDEASQVSTR; from the coding sequence ATGGGTTTTCCAAAAACGGCGCCAATGCGCTATTTGCTGTTGGTGACCGGTGCCTGGCTGGTGGTTTTTCTACTGACCCGCAGCGTGCTGCTGGTAACCCATCTGGATGAGGTGAGCGGCAACCTGCTGCCGGTATTCGGCGTAGGGCTGCTGTATGACCTCGGCTTCCTCGCCTATGCCGCCCTGCCCCTGGGCCTGTATTTGCTGCTGTGCCCACCGGGGTTGTGGCGCCTTCGTGGCCATCGCTGGTTCCTGCAGGCGGTACTCACCGTCAGCCTGTTCGCCATGCTTTTCACCAGCGTGGCCGAATGGCTGTTCTGGGACGAGTTCGGCGTGCGCTTCAACTTTATTGCCGTGGACTATCTGGTGTACTCCAAAGAGGTGTTGAACAACCTGCTGGAGTCGTATCCGATTGGCAAGCTGCTGAGCCTGCTGGCGGTGATGGCGATTATCTTGAGCCTGGCCTTGCGTAAACCGTTCAACGCGGCGATGAACTCGCCGTTGCCTGCGATGCGCAAACGCCTGCTCAACGCCCTTGGTTTGTTGGTGGTGGCCGGCCTGAGCCTGCAACTGATCAACCAGGACAGCCCGCGCAGCCAGGGCGGTAACGCCTACAACAACGAATTGGCCAGCAACGGCCCCTATCAGTTCTTCGCCGCTTTCCGTAACAACGAACTGGACTACACCCAGTTCTACAAGAGCCTGCCGGCAGATGTAGTCGCCAAGCAGTTGCGCGCCGAACTCAGCGAGCCCAACGCACGGTTTATCGGCACGGATCCGCTGGATATCCGTCGCGCCATTACCAACCCGGGCACGCTGCGCAAACCCAACATCGTGCTGGTGACCATCGAAAGCTTCAGTGCCAAGTACATGGGCAGCAACGGCGACCCGAATAACCTCACGCCCAACCTCGATGCGCTGCGCAAACAGAGCCTGTACTTCAATAACTTCTACGCCACCGGCACCCGCACCGACCGTGGCCTGGAAGCCATCACCCTGGCCATCCCGCCGACGCCCGGGCGCTCCATCGTCAAGCGTATCGGCCGGGAAAGCGGTTTCGGCAGCCTCGGCCAGCAGCTCAACGCCATCGGCTACGACAGCGTGTTTGTCTACGGCGGCCGGGGCTACTTCGACAACATGAACGCGTTTTTCAGCGGCAACGGTTACCGCGTGGTCGACCAGAGCAGCGTGCCGGAATCCGAAATCAGCTTTAAAAACGCCTGGGGCATGGCCGACGAAGACCTCTATAAACAGACGCTGAAACTGGCGGACGCCGACTACGCCAAGCAGCAACCATTCCTGTTGCAACTGATGACCACCTCCAACCACCGTCCGTATACCTATCCGGCTGGCCGCATTGATATCAAATCCGGTGACGGTCGCGACGGCGCGGTGAAGTACACCGACCATGCCATCGGCCAGTTCCTGGAGGCGGCGCGCCAGAAACCCTGGTTCGACAACACGATCTTTATTTTCGTCGCCGACCACACGGCGGGCAGCGCCGGCAAGGAAGACCTGCCGATGGTCAATTACCAGATCCCGCTCTTCATCTACGCACCCAAACTGGTAGACGCCGGCGAGAACGCGAAGCTGGCCAGCCAGATCGACCTCGCCCCGACCCTGCTGGGCTTGCTGAACCTGAGCTACGAGTCGACGTTTTTTGGCCGCAACCTGCTGCAGGACAACCCGCTGCCGCCACGGGTAGTAGTCGGCAATTACCAGTACCTGGGGTTGTTCGACGGCAAGGACCTGGCGATTCTCAGCCCGCGCCAAGGCTTGCGTCGGCATGACCAGGCCCTGGGCGACAGCCACGAAATCCGCGTTGGCAGCGATGACCCGTTGATCCAACGGGCCATCACCTACTACCAGGGCGCCAGTTATGACTACAAGCAACAGTTGCTGAGCTGGAGGGTGCCCAAGGACGAGGCTTCCCAAGTGAGTACACGCTAA
- a CDS encoding phosphatase PAP2 family protein: MHAIAVRPLSQPLNFWLCLGVPAVLAVAMLLLELTSLDMDIARLFYDASEGGFVGRHSFFLEDILHDRAKQMVIVFSVLAIAGLAGAFVFERLKPYRRELGCLVLSLALATSFVSPLKTVTGVQCPWSVKEFGGQETYSELLSPRPPTDKPGRCWPGGHAATGFALFALFFALRDRRPRMARSAFMFALGLGTVLSVSRTMQGAHFLSHNVWTAIFSWLICLGAYYFLLYRPVKTPQPAFRKQPVTP, from the coding sequence ATGCACGCAATCGCTGTTCGTCCGTTATCCCAACCCCTCAACTTCTGGCTGTGCCTCGGTGTGCCTGCCGTTCTGGCGGTGGCCATGTTGCTGCTGGAGCTGACGTCGCTGGACATGGACATCGCCAGGCTGTTTTACGACGCGTCCGAAGGCGGCTTCGTGGGCCGGCACAGTTTTTTTCTGGAGGACATTCTTCACGATCGCGCCAAGCAGATGGTGATCGTGTTTTCGGTGCTGGCAATCGCCGGGCTTGCCGGGGCCTTTGTCTTTGAGCGGCTCAAACCCTATCGCCGGGAACTGGGCTGCCTGGTGCTGTCGCTGGCACTGGCCACCTCGTTCGTTTCACCGTTGAAGACGGTGACCGGGGTGCAATGCCCGTGGAGCGTCAAGGAGTTTGGCGGCCAGGAGACGTACAGCGAGCTGCTGAGCCCCAGGCCGCCGACCGACAAGCCGGGGCGTTGCTGGCCGGGCGGGCATGCGGCGACCGGGTTTGCGCTGTTTGCGTTGTTTTTTGCCCTGAGGGATCGCCGACCGCGGATGGCGCGCTCGGCGTTCATGTTTGCGCTGGGCCTGGGCACGGTGCTTTCGGTGAGCCGCACGATGCAAGGGGCGCACTTTCTTTCCCACAACGTGTGGACGGCAATTTTCAGCTGGCTGATTTGTTTGGGCGCCTATTACTTCCTGCTGTACCGGCCGGTGAAAACACCGCAGCCCGCCTTCCGCAAGCAGCCCGTGACGCCGTGA
- a CDS encoding response regulator transcription factor, whose amino-acid sequence MSDTLLLIEDDLPLAALTAEFLRAEGFTVAVEHRGDHAAQRIQDEQPALLILDVMLPGIDGFTLCRQIRDHYPGLILMMTALDENAEQLVGFAAGADDYVVKPIDPQLLLARIRSLLRRHPQAPRSYYQWGAFRLDLNNHFAWLGEAPLQFSVAEFELLAIFARHCGVLLTREKLLQRLRGLEYDGLNRSIDMRVSRLRKKLMSLECPVTIQTITAQGYLFVEIPTGSQHAV is encoded by the coding sequence ATGTCCGATACCCTGTTGCTGATCGAAGACGACCTGCCCCTGGCGGCACTGACGGCCGAGTTCCTGCGCGCCGAAGGCTTTACCGTCGCAGTGGAACACCGTGGCGACCACGCCGCCCAGCGTATCCAGGATGAACAACCGGCACTGTTGATCCTCGATGTGATGCTGCCGGGCATCGACGGTTTTACCCTGTGCCGACAGATTCGCGACCACTACCCCGGGCTGATCCTGATGATGACGGCCCTGGACGAGAACGCCGAACAATTGGTGGGGTTTGCCGCCGGGGCCGACGACTACGTGGTCAAGCCGATCGACCCGCAACTGTTGCTGGCAAGGATCCGCTCGCTGCTGCGCCGCCATCCCCAGGCACCTCGCAGTTACTATCAGTGGGGCGCTTTTCGGCTGGACCTGAACAACCACTTCGCCTGGCTTGGCGAGGCACCCTTGCAGTTTTCGGTGGCCGAATTCGAGTTGCTCGCCATCTTTGCCCGCCATTGCGGCGTATTGCTCACCCGCGAAAAGCTGCTCCAGCGCCTGCGCGGCCTGGAGTACGACGGGCTGAACCGGTCGATTGATATGCGGGTGTCGCGCTTGCGCAAAAAGCTGATGAGCCTTGAGTGCCCCGTGACCATCCAGACCATCACGGCGCAGGGATACCTGTTCGTCGAGATCCCGACGGGGAGCCAGCATGCTGTCTAA
- a CDS encoding sensor histidine kinase KdpD, whose protein sequence is MLSKVRPWMAIAAGTSWAALTFYLLWLCSNASVFIGDYSFLRLMAGPGYLVAEQLKALPAEQREARIESLQARFQYPVSLVKKDDIELPPEAIVMLDHHQPAQNSDEDVTYFPLDDDTVIQFGPLWGTAEVKDLLQYPVYWVTACVAGLPVLLFLWIALRARRKYTHDLDALNACIATLARSPNTLLPAMSQEWAPLLLTLQRHALDISSMGERHREVSQAVSHELRTPLARMRFALALLSKSADLDTRTRLQERLHTDIEELESLVRASLAFARLADAPSDLQHEPINLHAWLQQEFALLDGHHRLLTLDTDPADLELIGDRALLHLIVRNLLSNAINYARERVNVSAACQGQHLVLHVDDDGPGVLPENREKIFEPFVRLAMGGDEPSGFGLGLALAKRATHWHGGELSITRSPLGGARLTLTLALRPA, encoded by the coding sequence ATGCTGTCTAAAGTTCGCCCGTGGATGGCCATCGCGGCCGGCACCAGCTGGGCCGCCCTCACTTTTTACCTGTTGTGGTTGTGCTCGAACGCCTCGGTGTTTATCGGGGACTACAGTTTTCTGCGGCTGATGGCCGGGCCGGGTTATCTCGTTGCTGAGCAACTCAAGGCCTTGCCCGCCGAACAACGGGAGGCGCGCATCGAGTCACTGCAAGCACGCTTTCAGTACCCGGTGAGCCTGGTGAAAAAGGATGATATCGAGCTGCCGCCTGAAGCTATTGTGATGCTCGACCACCATCAGCCGGCGCAGAACAGTGATGAGGACGTCACCTACTTCCCGCTGGACGATGACACGGTGATTCAATTCGGCCCCTTGTGGGGAACCGCCGAAGTGAAGGACCTGCTGCAATATCCGGTGTACTGGGTGACCGCCTGTGTCGCCGGCCTGCCGGTACTGTTGTTTCTCTGGATTGCCCTGCGTGCCCGGCGCAAATACACCCATGACCTCGATGCCCTTAATGCCTGCATTGCTACCCTCGCCCGCTCGCCCAACACGCTGCTGCCCGCGATGAGCCAGGAGTGGGCGCCGCTGCTGCTGACCTTGCAACGGCATGCGCTGGATATCAGCTCGATGGGCGAACGCCACCGGGAGGTTTCCCAGGCGGTGTCCCACGAACTGCGCACACCCCTGGCGCGGATGCGTTTTGCCCTGGCACTGCTGAGTAAAAGCGCCGACCTCGACACCCGCACCCGCCTGCAAGAGCGCCTGCACACCGATATCGAAGAGCTGGAGTCGCTGGTTCGCGCCAGCCTCGCCTTTGCCCGGCTGGCCGATGCACCCAGCGACCTGCAGCATGAGCCAATCAATCTCCATGCCTGGCTGCAGCAGGAGTTTGCCCTGCTGGACGGGCACCATCGCTTGCTGACCCTGGACACCGACCCGGCCGACCTGGAACTGATCGGCGACCGCGCCCTGCTGCATCTGATCGTGCGCAACCTGTTAAGCAACGCCATTAACTACGCCCGCGAACGGGTGAACGTCAGCGCTGCGTGCCAGGGCCAGCACCTGGTGCTGCATGTGGATGATGACGGCCCGGGCGTACTGCCGGAAAACCGCGAAAAGATCTTCGAACCCTTCGTGCGCCTGGCCATGGGCGGCGACGAGCCCAGCGGATTTGGCCTCGGCCTGGCACTGGCCAAGCGCGCCACCCACTGGCACGGTGGTGAGCTGTCGATCACCCGCAGCCCGTTGGGCGGCGCACGCCTGACCCTGACCCTGGCACTGCGCCCGGCCTAG